The window TCTTCTTCGCGTGCCTGAAGGGCGTGCCTGCGGACCGGGCGCGGCGCGAGGGCGAGGCGTGGCTCGAGCGGATGGGCCTGGCGCAGTGGCGCGATGCCAAGGTCGAGACGCTGTCGAAGGGCATGCAGCAGAAGGTCCAGTTCATCACCACCGTGCTGCACCAGCCCGAGGTGCTGATCCTGGACGAGCCGCACTCCGGGCTCGATCCGGTCAATCAGGAGGTGCTGCGGGACACCATCCTCGATGCCGCTCGGCAGGGCAGGACGGTGATCTTCAGCACGCACAACATGGATCAGGCGGAGCAGCTCTGCGAGTACGTGTGCATCATCGCCGGCGGGCAGAAGGTGCTGGACGGCCGTCTCCGCGACGTGCGCCGGGCCAACCGCGGAAACCGTTACCTGATCGAGTTCGACGAGGCCTCGGCCGAGGCCGACCGCTTCATCCACGGGAACCGGCGACTGCTGAGCAGGACCCAGCGGGCTCCGGAGCTGTGGGAGGTGGAGCTGCCGGCGGGCGATGAGCCCGGCGAGCTGTTGGCCGAGCTGGCGCGCCTGCCGGTGCCTCTCCACCGCTTCGAGCGCATCGAGCCGTCGCTGCACGAGATCTTCGTGACCCACGTCGGCAACGCAGCCGTGGCGGAGCGCCGCCAGGAGCCGGCCCATGTCTGAGGTGATGCTCATCCTGCGCCGCGAGTTCCTCGAGCGGGTGAGGACGCGCGGCTTCGTGCTGGGCACCATCCTGTTCCCACTCTTCCTGGCTGCTGTCCTGATCCTCCCCGTGATGCTCGACGATGGCGCCGAGGAGCGGCGGTTCG of the bacterium genome contains:
- a CDS encoding ABC transporter, with the protein product MSETLVLEGVSKRYATHHAVRELSLSVPPGSIYGILGPNGAGKSTTLRMVMNIIARDAGRISLLGADPARDREVLRRVGYLPEERGLYRKMKVIDVIIFFACLKGVPADRARREGEAWLERMGLAQWRDAKVETLSKGMQQKVQFITTVLHQPEVLILDEPHSGLDPVNQEVLRDTILDAARQGRTVIFSTHNMDQAEQLCEYVCIIAGGQKVLDGRLRDVRRANRGNRYLIEFDEASAEADRFIHGNRRLLSRTQRAPELWEVELPAGDEPGELLAELARLPVPLHRFERIEPSLHEIFVTHVGNAAVAERRQEPAHV